In Miscanthus floridulus cultivar M001 chromosome 5, ASM1932011v1, whole genome shotgun sequence, one genomic interval encodes:
- the LOC136452822 gene encoding large ribosomal subunit protein eL33w-like has translation MVKGRQGQRVRTYVRGTILGYKRSKSNQYEHTSLLQIEGVSTKEDVAWYGGKRVAYMYKAKTKSDGTAVRCIWGKVTRPHGNSGVVRAKFRSNLPPSSMGKKVHMFMYPSSV, from the exons ATGGTGAAGGGACGGCAGGGCCAGCGAGTCAG GACGTATGTGCGGGGCACGATCCTAGGCTACAAGCGCTCCAAGTCAAACCAGTACGAGCACACGTCGCTGCTGCAGATCGAGGGCGTCAGCACCAAGGAGGACGTGGCGTGGTACGGTGGCAAGCGGGTCGCCTACATGTACAAGGCCAAGACCAAGAGCGACGGCACCGCCGTCCGCTGCATCTGGGGCAAGGTCACGCGCCCGCACGGCAACTCCGGCGTCGTCCGCGCCAAGTTCCGGTCCAACCTCCCACCCAGCTCCATG GGTAAGAAGGTCCACATGTTCATGTACCCCAGCAGTGTTTGA